The Lacrimispora xylanolytica genome has a segment encoding these proteins:
- a CDS encoding Hsp20/alpha crystallin family protein codes for MLLSRRNNLFDDFFNDPFFTDAYFNKQSLMKTDIEDGGDHYVIDMELPGFQKEMVKAELKDGYLTILAENNSENNSDEEKNYIRRERYHSSLKRSFYVGTKIRQEDIKASFENGILKLMLPKEAPKEIEENRYIPIE; via the coding sequence ATGTTATTATCCAGAAGAAACAATTTATTTGATGACTTTTTCAATGATCCGTTTTTTACAGATGCATACTTCAACAAGCAATCCTTAATGAAAACCGATATTGAAGACGGCGGTGACCATTATGTTATAGATATGGAACTGCCTGGCTTTCAGAAGGAAATGGTAAAGGCAGAGCTAAAAGATGGGTATCTCACCATCCTTGCTGAAAACAATTCAGAAAATAACTCCGACGAAGAAAAGAACTATATCCGCAGAGAACGGTATCACAGTTCTTTAAAAAGAAGCTTTTACGTAGGAACCAAAATCAGACAGGAAGATATCAAGGCATCGTTTGAAAACGGAATCTTAAAGCTTATGCTTCCCAAGGAAGCTCCTAAGGAAATTGAAGAAAACCGATATATTCCAATTGAATAA
- a CDS encoding nitroreductase family protein, whose amino-acid sequence MNLYQMIFKRRSIRKFKKEQIPEQLLKDILYFGNCVLKLHADISVKMEICDNLDGHLPVKGLWKVEAPYYLVFYSEEKEGYLTNAGYILEPILLYMTGKGIGSCYLGNTRITGHEMEGVKQVVAVAFGYPKTLLYRDPATAKRLPLKELCVFKEEIGEPMKNILKAARLSPSAMNNQPWRFIVYHDRIYIFACREFLPSAPLVSMRDISIGIMLSHLTIAAEEMWMNIKLEAEETMLKKSFKSGTYVTTAYVKEFNC is encoded by the coding sequence ATGAATCTTTATCAGATGATATTTAAAAGAAGATCCATCAGAAAATTTAAAAAGGAACAGATTCCGGAACAGCTTTTAAAGGATATACTTTATTTCGGAAACTGTGTATTGAAGCTTCATGCGGACATTTCAGTGAAAATGGAAATATGCGACAACCTGGATGGCCATCTTCCGGTAAAAGGCTTATGGAAAGTAGAGGCTCCCTATTATCTGGTATTTTATTCCGAGGAGAAAGAAGGGTATCTGACAAACGCAGGATATATTCTGGAGCCGATTCTCTTATATATGACAGGGAAAGGCATTGGATCCTGCTATCTGGGGAATACCAGAATCACTGGTCATGAGATGGAAGGGGTTAAGCAGGTCGTTGCAGTTGCTTTTGGCTATCCAAAAACACTTCTGTACCGGGATCCGGCTACGGCAAAGCGCTTACCATTAAAGGAACTTTGTGTATTTAAGGAAGAAATCGGTGAGCCAATGAAAAATATTTTAAAAGCAGCAAGGCTGTCTCCGTCGGCTATGAATAACCAGCCCTGGCGGTTTATTGTATACCACGACAGGATTTATATCTTTGCCTGCAGAGAATTTCTGCCTTCTGCGCCCTTAGTTTCCATGCGTGATATCAGTATCGGGATTATGCTGTCCCATCTAACCATTGCCGCGGAAGAGATGTGGATGAACATCAAGCTGGAAGCCGAAGAGACAATGCTTAAAAAGTCCTTTAAAAGCGGGACTTATGTTACGACTGCGTATGTCAAAGAATTCAACTGCTGA
- the pepF gene encoding oligoendopeptidase F has protein sequence MKKRDEIPVSDTWNLADILPSETAWEDLFRETEQAIAGYKKYEGHLADSGEMLFSCLKFDEEVSLKIETLFVYGKQKSDEDTGNARYQEFAAKARALSYQAASLSAFLVPEILTIPENTLREYQENIPELKRYKRTLEIIMKKKEHTLSAAEEALLAKSLEATSGASDIFNMFNNADAKFPEILDENQEPVKITHGNYIALMEKQDRSVRKSAFEALYSVYRQFGNTLASTFFSNVKKAAFYASARNYSSSRAHSLSENEIPEEVYDNLIKAVREGISYLHEYVSIRKEALGVDELHMYDLYVPMVSLEEKKISFDEAKTMVLEGLKPLGEEYLALLKEGFDNRWIDVYENEGKRSGAYSWGVYGIHPYVLLNFNGTLDSVFTLAHEMGHALHSWFSDKNQSYVDAGYKIFVAEVASTCNEALLIRHLLDTTKDKSERAYLVNHFMDSFRGTLYRQAMFAEFEAETHRLVKEGQILTADLLGQTYHKLNEFYFGPDMVVDPEIDYEWSRIPHFYTPFYVYQYATGFSAAVAISSKILSGDQEVIEGYFKFLSGGNSMTPIDLLKLCGVDMSTAEPVKDALLVFAGLLKEMRGLI, from the coding sequence TTGAAAAAGAGAGATGAAATACCGGTAAGCGACACCTGGAACCTGGCGGATATATTGCCGTCTGAAACAGCCTGGGAGGATTTATTCCGTGAAACAGAGCAGGCAATTGCAGGTTATAAAAAATATGAAGGACATCTTGCAGATTCCGGCGAGATGCTTTTTTCCTGTCTGAAATTTGACGAGGAGGTATCCTTAAAGATAGAGACTCTGTTCGTATATGGAAAGCAGAAGTCAGATGAAGATACAGGGAATGCAAGATATCAGGAATTTGCAGCAAAAGCAAGAGCCTTATCCTATCAGGCGGCCAGTCTTTCTGCTTTTCTAGTACCTGAGATATTGACAATTCCAGAAAATACCCTTCGGGAATACCAGGAGAATATACCGGAGCTAAAGCGTTATAAAAGAACCCTGGAAATTATTATGAAAAAGAAGGAGCATACCTTATCCGCTGCGGAAGAGGCCCTTCTTGCAAAATCCCTGGAAGCGACGTCAGGGGCATCTGATATTTTCAATATGTTCAATAATGCAGATGCCAAATTCCCTGAGATTCTTGATGAGAACCAGGAACCGGTTAAAATTACCCACGGTAACTATATCGCCCTTATGGAAAAACAGGACAGAAGCGTGCGAAAGTCAGCATTTGAGGCGCTTTACAGTGTTTATAGGCAGTTTGGAAATACACTTGCGTCTACCTTTTTTTCCAATGTAAAAAAGGCAGCTTTTTATGCATCTGCAAGAAATTACTCATCGTCAAGGGCACATTCCCTATCCGAGAATGAAATACCGGAAGAAGTCTATGACAATTTGATTAAGGCTGTAAGGGAAGGGATTTCCTATCTTCATGAGTACGTCTCCATTCGTAAGGAAGCTCTCGGAGTAGATGAACTTCATATGTATGATTTATACGTGCCCATGGTATCTTTGGAAGAAAAGAAAATATCCTTTGACGAAGCGAAAACCATGGTTCTGGAGGGACTAAAGCCTTTGGGAGAGGAATATCTGGCTCTTTTAAAAGAAGGATTTGATAACCGATGGATCGATGTGTATGAGAATGAAGGAAAGAGAAGCGGAGCTTATTCCTGGGGAGTTTATGGAATCCATCCTTATGTTCTCCTTAATTTTAATGGAACCTTAGACAGCGTATTTACCCTGGCTCATGAGATGGGGCATGCACTTCATAGCTGGTTTTCGGATAAAAATCAGTCCTATGTGGATGCAGGTTATAAGATTTTTGTTGCAGAGGTGGCTTCCACCTGTAATGAAGCTCTCTTAATCCGCCACCTTTTAGATACAACGAAAGATAAGAGTGAGCGTGCTTATCTGGTAAATCATTTTATGGATAGCTTCCGTGGAACCCTTTACCGTCAGGCAATGTTTGCGGAGTTTGAGGCTGAGACCCATCGCCTTGTAAAAGAGGGGCAGATACTGACGGCGGATCTTCTTGGTCAGACATACCATAAGCTCAATGAATTTTATTTTGGTCCGGATATGGTGGTTGATCCCGAGATTGATTACGAATGGTCCAGAATTCCTCATTTCTATACGCCATTTTATGTATATCAGTATGCTACAGGCTTTTCTGCTGCTGTAGCCATCAGCAGCAAGATCCTTTCCGGGGATCAGGAAGTAATTGAGGGTTATTTTAAATTTTTAAGCGGCGGAAATTCCATGACTCCCATAGACTTATTAAAGCTTTGCGGGGTGGATATGTCCACAGCAGAGCCGGTAAAGGATGCGCTTTTGGTATTTGCCGGGCTATTAAAAGAAATGAGAGGGCTGATTTAG
- a CDS encoding GNAT family N-acetyltransferase, which translates to MNVIRTNAPSQTQKNDAITLQEVCRSHDHISLTLPMEEDCIYFLLYDEETLLSVLCAFFTENMDYECSGFTHPGHRQKGYFTKLIETLLDETGDSDLIFPVDESCKDTIHALQAMDASFWYQEHIMELPLTQSIKTSRLKEGSSFDALSLSIASSPEETPIQCVFLLDGKQVGSCCLDALEHGAYFYGFEISEPYRNQGLGSACLSLFLDTYFAHPNARRYKKLFLQVSGLNKPAISLYKKAGFQITESLSYYVY; encoded by the coding sequence ATGAATGTAATCCGCACCAATGCCCCCAGTCAAACACAAAAAAATGATGCAATCACGCTACAGGAAGTTTGCAGAAGCCATGATCATATTTCTCTGACACTTCCAATGGAAGAAGATTGTATTTACTTCTTATTATACGACGAAGAAACCCTCTTATCCGTCCTCTGTGCATTTTTTACCGAAAATATGGATTATGAATGCAGTGGATTCACTCACCCCGGACACAGACAAAAAGGATATTTTACCAAGCTGATCGAAACGCTTTTAGATGAAACAGGAGACAGTGATTTGATTTTCCCCGTAGATGAATCCTGTAAGGATACCATCCACGCATTACAAGCCATGGATGCTTCCTTTTGGTATCAGGAACACATCATGGAACTACCGCTGACCCAATCCATAAAGACAAGCCGTCTAAAAGAGGGGTCTTCTTTTGATGCCCTCTCCCTCTCCATTGCCTCTTCTCCGGAAGAGACCCCGATTCAGTGCGTCTTTTTGCTTGATGGAAAGCAGGTGGGTTCCTGCTGTCTCGACGCTCTGGAACATGGAGCTTATTTTTATGGTTTTGAAATATCAGAACCTTATAGAAACCAGGGGCTGGGAAGTGCCTGCCTTTCTCTTTTTTTAGATACGTATTTTGCCCATCCCAATGCAAGACGATACAAAAAGTTGTTTCTCCAGGTTTCCGGTCTTAACAAGCCAGCCATTTCACTCTATAAAAAAGCAGGATTTCAGATCACTGAAAGCCTGTCCTATTATGTATATTAA
- a CDS encoding GNAT family N-acetyltransferase yields MDSDRLYRVKKVDVDKLKELLTECFGSDPLYSRLIPDKETRDRLLPELFACDMEEFLLTCEIYADSEEIHGIIVVEDESESFHSLKRYVSEALAYVKTKGYLIKEDPSLKTLWNFFQFRDYLNSKWTEKLHTQNRLHIIYLAVRPTMQHHGISAFLLKETMEYADKNKLIITLETHNEGNVSYYQHFGFELYEVVEKQFNLKQYCLIRYHN; encoded by the coding sequence ATGGACAGTGACCGATTGTACCGGGTAAAAAAAGTTGATGTGGACAAATTAAAGGAACTGCTTACGGAATGCTTTGGATCCGATCCTCTCTATAGCAGGCTTATTCCTGATAAGGAGACAAGAGACCGCTTACTGCCGGAGCTGTTCGCCTGCGATATGGAAGAATTTCTTCTTACCTGTGAGATTTATGCAGACAGCGAAGAAATTCATGGCATTATCGTAGTGGAGGATGAATCAGAATCCTTTCATTCCTTAAAACGTTATGTCTCGGAGGCCCTGGCATATGTAAAGACAAAAGGGTATCTGATTAAGGAGGACCCATCTCTTAAAACCTTGTGGAATTTCTTTCAGTTCAGGGATTATTTAAACTCCAAATGGACAGAAAAGCTCCATACCCAAAACAGGCTGCATATCATATATCTTGCGGTGAGACCTACCATGCAGCATCATGGCATTTCTGCCTTTCTGTTAAAGGAAACGATGGAATATGCGGATAAGAACAAGCTAATAATCACCCTGGAAACCCATAACGAGGGGAATGTTTCTTATTATCAGCATTTTGGCTTTGAACTATATGAAGTAGTTGAAAAGCAATTTAACTTAAAACAGTATTGCTTGATTCGTTATCATAATTGA
- a CDS encoding PocR ligand-binding domain-containing protein: MIDLRKFIDLDALQKIQDQFSEATGLAAIAVDGEGKYLTKGSNFTDFCMKHTRKNEEGAKRCQKCDAEGSGTYYCHAGLMDFSTDIIVHGEKAGAIIGGQVLPGVPDENKFRDIARELGIPENDYLAALKKVPVRSESMIRASAEMLGNVVNQLVNLEYMKTVTQKRNDILDVEIEHIQKSLDEVTEKTRDLQKVASMENILSINASIEAARAGEAGVGFAVVAREFGEISKNSGGVYQRIHELVGSINTSVSKLTGTI, from the coding sequence ATGATAGACTTAAGAAAATTTATTGATCTTGATGCGCTTCAAAAAATCCAGGATCAGTTTTCCGAGGCCACGGGTCTGGCAGCCATCGCAGTGGATGGAGAAGGCAAATACCTAACCAAGGGAAGTAATTTCACAGATTTTTGCATGAAGCATACCAGAAAGAATGAAGAAGGGGCAAAGCGGTGTCAGAAATGTGACGCAGAAGGAAGCGGCACTTATTACTGCCATGCAGGGCTGATGGATTTTTCCACAGATATCATCGTTCATGGAGAGAAAGCTGGAGCCATTATCGGGGGACAAGTTTTACCAGGAGTTCCAGATGAAAACAAATTCAGGGATATTGCCAGAGAGCTTGGCATACCAGAAAACGATTACCTGGCTGCTTTAAAAAAGGTTCCGGTTCGTTCGGAATCCATGATTCGGGCATCTGCAGAGATGCTTGGCAATGTAGTAAATCAGCTGGTCAACTTAGAATACATGAAAACAGTAACGCAAAAAAGAAACGATATTCTCGATGTGGAAATTGAACATATTCAAAAATCATTGGATGAAGTCACAGAAAAGACCCGGGATCTGCAAAAGGTTGCCTCCATGGAAAATATACTATCCATAAACGCCTCCATTGAAGCCGCAAGAGCCGGGGAGGCTGGAGTAGGATTTGCTGTGGTCGCAAGGGAGTTTGGTGAAATCTCAAAAAACTCAGGAGGTGTCTACCAGAGAATTCATGAGCTGGTTGGATCCATAAACACGTCTGTTAGTAAGTTAACTGGTACCATATAG